A window from Setaria italica strain Yugu1 chromosome VIII, Setaria_italica_v2.0, whole genome shotgun sequence encodes these proteins:
- the LOC101781696 gene encoding F-box protein At5g06550, producing the protein MPGAFHSLLLPLQRKRKSKRHRSRNHPKENKPKNHLAAAGDPSFHLKSSASASSRDIGCLVQPLGNLFLAATPRANLRDAGLGALRPLPDDLLLDVLGLLPARDLAALSAASKALYVVAAHDPLWRAFVLDELGGAFDFAGSWRTTYIAAASGGQPHLIPPRALKIRGFYSDYLFQSWLCANMEMRHEWLARDNIERRRGISVEQFIAEVEEPNRPVLLEGCIDGWPALQKWSREYLLEISAGKEFAVGPVSMTLDRYFRYADNVQEERPLYLFDAKFAEKVPEMGRDYEVPVYFREDLFSVLGEERPDYRWVIIGPAGSGSSFHVDPNSTSAWNAIIKGSKKWVMFPPEVVPPGVHPSADGAEVTSPVSIMEWFMNFYGACKTWEKRPIECVCRAGEVVFVPNGWWHLVINLEESIAITQNYVSRRNLLNVLDFLKKPNASELVSGTKDRVNLHDKFCGAIEATHPGMINQLQLEAQQKAAARKKQASFWDSAADAKSGGFKFSF; encoded by the exons ATGCCGGGGGCCTTccactccctcctcctccccctccaacGGAAGCGCAAATCCAAGCGCCACCGCAGCCGCAATCACCCAAAGGAGAACAAACCCAAgaaccacctcgccgccgccggagacccGTCCTTCCACCTGAagagctccgcctccgcctcctccaggGACATAGGCTGCCTCGTCCAGCCACTCGGCAACCTCTTCCTCGCGGCCACCCCTCGCGCGAACCTCCGGGACGCGGGGCTCGGCGCGCTCCGCCCGCTCCCGGacgacctcctcctcgacgtcctGGGCCTCCTCCCAGCGCGCGACCTCGCCGCGCTCTCGGCGGCGTCCAAGGCGCTCTACGTCGTGGCCGCCCACGACCCGCTCTGGCGCGCCTTCGTCCTCGACGAACTCGGCGGCGCGTTCGACTTCGCCGGGTCCTGGCGCACCACCTACATCGCCGCGGCCTCCGGCGGCCAGCCCCACCTCATCCCCCCGCGCGCCCTCAAGATCAGGGGCTTCTACTCCGACTACCTCTTCCAGAGCTGGCTCTGCGCCAACATGGAGATGCGGCACGAGTGGCTCGCCCGGGACAAcatcgagcgccgccgcggcataTCCGTGGAGCAGTTCATCGCCGAGGTCGAGGAGCCCAACAGGCCAGTGCTGCTGGAGGGGTGCATTGATGGCTGGCCGGCGTTGCAGAAATGGAGCAGGGAGTACCTACTGGAGATCTCGGCAGGTAAGGAGTTTGCGGTCGGACCGGTGAGCATGACACTGGATAGGTACTTCAGGTATGCAGACAATGTGCAGGAGGAGAGGCCATTGTACCTCTTTGAtgccaagtttgcagaaaaGGTGCCGGAGATGGGGAGGGACTATGAGGTGCCGGTGTACTTTAGGGAGGACCTGTTCAGTGTTCTTGGGGAGGAGAGGCCGGATTACAGATGGGTTATCATTGGACCAGCTGGATCAGGGTCGTCGTTCCATGTTGACCCGAATTCGACATCAGCATGGAATGCTATCATTAAAGGGTCCAAGAAGTGGGTGATGTTTCCACCTGAGGTTGTACCACCAGGTGTCCACCCCAGCGCAGATGGAGCTGAGGTCACCAGCCCTGTATCTATCATGGAGTGGTTCATGAACTTCTATGGGGCTTGTAAGACCTGGGAGAAGAGGCCCATAGAGTGCGTGTGCCGAGCTGGGGAGGTGGTTTTTGTGCCTAATGGGTGGTGGCATTTGGTGATCAATCTTGAGGAGTCCATTGCCATTACCCAGAATTATGTGAGCAG GAGGAATCTGTTGAATGTTCTTGACTTTCTCAAGAAGCCCAATGCAAGCGAGCTTGTCTCGGGGACCAAGGACAGAGTGAACCTGCACGACAAGTTCTGTGGTGCCATCGAGGCCACTCACCCTGGCATGATAAATCAGCTTCAGCTGGAGGCACAGCAGAAGGCTGCTGCTCGGAAGAAGCAAGCATCATTCTGGGATTCCGCTGCCGATGCCAAGAGCGGAGGATTCAAGTTCTCTTTCTGA
- the LOC101782095 gene encoding uncharacterized protein LOC101782095, whose translation MSELMKMDFTKIVKTWEELQLRILVLASLFIQCFLFVSAPQRKRRIPGLLRFFIWLAYLGSDAVAIYALTTLSGSQEKDSHPGPQVLWVPILLVHLGGQEAITAYNIEDNELWRRHVLTAVFKVTVAINVFVKYYPWSSSPDIGIFVPGLLLFLCGITKCVCKPWDLKRVSINSLVDDSSGPAEKGEIDSLHEYLRAAMLYVRQADHGSLQPSDGGDGACKVDEVWKPYNLCVDVAPPYPGRLSCLRHLVRNQDEAHRLVQSGLSATFDRLYTKESLKLHDISPLNMTNNVAMNRWKILTSAVGIRTVAALVLLWAIGLFYHSSSHAYNHIDVTITYALLWSALVMECAIPAVMESVDKIKRWRLNANRWPDQVAQYNLVGYLARNRKHSWLMKMATCLVGTDLLDQRWCMESSKSSHEITKLVHGHVAGGWTEGHIADAEAFRAFNDCRGQWTLDKEEAHTTSKHLRSSVSRPFDESVLLWHLATDFCFHLHRTASSCEAARRRSREMSNYMAYLLFVNPEMLMPGARRSLFRAAYGELADMLEENPRHTPRDEAGLAHKVIQLVKRDTEGTSIVHQAWSIAEDLMDLCKDNDEKMWRVIQGVWVEMLCFSASRCRGYLHAKSLGTGGEYLSYVWLLLLYMGMETLSEKMQRTELYEDCTAAGRTSAAATANNDQNV comes from the exons ATGAGTGAGTTGATGAAAATGGATTTCACCAAAATAGTGAAGACGTGGGAGGAGTTGCAGCTGCGCATCCTCGTCCTCGCAAGCCTCTTCATCCAGTGCTTCCTCTTCGTCTCCGCACCCCAGCGTAAGCGCCGAATCCCAGGTTTGCTCAGGTTCTTCATCTGGCTGGCCTACCTTGGCAGCGATGCTGTAGCGATCTACGCGCTTACCACCCTCTCCGGTAGCCAAGAGAAAGACAGCCATCCCGGCCCGCAGGTTTTGTGGGTGCCAATCCTCTTGGTGCACCTGGGCGGGCAGGAGGCCATAACTGCCTATAACATCGAAGACAACGAGCTATGGAGGCGGCATGTCCTGACAGCGGTGTTTAAG GTCACCGTCGCTATTAACGTGTTTGTCAAGTACTACCCGTGGTCGTCGTCTCCTGACATCGGAATCTTCGTACCAGGACTGCTTTTGTTCTTGTGTGGAATTACCAAATGCGTATGCAAGCCATGGGACCTGAAGAGAGTGAGCATCAACAGCCTCGTTGACGACTCTTCAGGTCCAGCAGAAAAGGGTGAGATCGATTCGCTTCACGAGTACCTACGAGCCGCAATGCTATATGTCCGCCAGGCCGACCATGGCAGCCTACAGCCATCTGATGGCGGTGACGGCGCTTGTAAAGTAGACGAAGTTTGGAAGCCCTACAACTTGTGCGTAGACGTTGCACCCCCGTACCCCGGCCGGCTTAGCTGCCTAAGACACCTGGTGCGTAACCAAGACGAAGCCCATCGCTTGGTGCAGTCCGGTCTCTCTGCAACCTTCGATCGACTCTACACCAAGGAATCACTGAAGCTGCATGACATCTCGCCTTTGAACATGACCAATAACGTCGCCATGAACCGCTGGAAGATCCTTACCTCGGCTGTTGGTATACGGACGGTAGCCGCACTTGTACTGCTGTGGGCGATCGGTCTGTTCTACCACAGTAGTAGTCACGCGTACAACCACATCGATGTCACCATCACATATGCCTTGCTATGGTCTGCTCTTGTTATGGAGTGTGCCATCCCTGCCGTGATGGAATCCGTCGACAAGATCAAGCGATGGCGGCTCAACGCGAACCGGTGGCCCGATCAAGTTGCGCAGTACAACCTCGTAGGGTACTTGGCCCGGAACAGGAAGCACTCGTGGCTCATGAAGATGGCGACCTGCCTGGTCGGCACGGACCTGCTCGACCAGCGCTGGTGCATGGAGTCCTCCAAGTCATCGCATGAAATCACCAAGCTCGTGCATGGCCACGTCGCCGGAGGATGGACGGAGGGTCACATAGCGGACGCGGAGGCATTCAGGGCCTTCAACGACTGCCGGGGGCAGTGGACTCTCGACAAGGAAGAGGCTCACACCACATCGAAGCACCTGCGATCGAGCGTGTCGAGGCCGTTCGATGAGAGCGTCCTCCTCTGGCACCTCGCTACCGACTTCTGCTTCCACCTCCACCGGACGGCTTCCTCATGCGAagctgcccgccgccggagcagggAGATGTCCAACTACATGGCGTACCTCCTGTTCGTCAACCCGGAGATGCTCATGCCCGGTGCCCGGCGCAGCCTGTTCAGAGCTGCCTACGGCGAGCTCGCGGACATGCTCGAGGAGAATCCACGACACACGCCGCGGGACGAGGCTGGCCTCGCCCACAAAGTGATCCAGCTGGTGAAGAGGGATACCGAGGGCACGAGCATCGTTCACCAAGCTTGGAGCATCGCCGAGGATCTCATGGATTTATGCAAAGACAACGATGAGAAAATGTGGCGGGTGATCCAGGGCGTGTGGGTGGAGATGCTCTGCTTCTCCGCCAGCAGGTGCAGAGGGTACCTACACGCCAAGAGCTTGGGCACGGGCGGGGAATACCTCTCCTACGTCTGGCTCCTCCTCTTGTACATGGGGATGGAGACCTTGTCGGAGAAGATGCAGAGGACGGAGCTGTACGAGGACTgcacggcggccggccggaCATCAGCTGCAGCAACGGCCAACAATGACCAGAATGTTTGA